The Bradyrhizobium betae genomic interval CGGCGTGGCGACGGCCTTCGGGCCGTTGAGATTTTCGTCGCCGACGGTGTCGAACACGTCATGCGCCGAGCCCGGCCTGGACGTGTAGGTGGTGTCGCGCACCGCCGCGGGCGCGGTGCTCTGGCCGTCGATGAAGCGATGGCTGCCGTCGGCGAGCCGGATATGCGCCATGCCGCCGCCGATGATGCCGACCATCATCGGCTCGACCACGGTCAGCGTGAACAGGGTGGCGATCGCGGCGTCGATGGCATTGCCGCCGGCCGCCAGCATCTCGGCGCCGGCGCTGGAGGCCAGCGGGTGATTGCTGACCACCATGCCACGGCTCGAGACCGCCGGCATCTTCTGGCAGTCAAAGGTCGTTGCCGTCCGGTCGCGCCAGTTTCCGCTCATGCCGCTCGTCCCTCTCATTCACGGCGGCGAGCACACCACACGCACGATTACGGGTCCAGTAATGGTACGGATTAGCTGGCATTCCCGATTCTGCCATCATTGTTGGCGTTGATTCGGACATCCGCGGTCCCCTTTGGATCGGGCAGGGCACGTCCTGAGCGAGAAGAGCTCAGCATCGAGAAGCGATGCACGTTCGCGTGGCGTTTCCCCAGACCCCGGCACTCCAAAGGATTCATCTTCCAATGCACACGATCGTACTCGCCACCCAAAAGGGCGGCAGCGGCAAGAGCACCCTCGCCATCGGCCTCGCGCTGGCAGCCAGGCAGGCCGGCTTCACCGTCCGCCTGATCGAGACCGACCCGCAGGGCACCCTGTCCAACTGGCTGCGCCGCCGCAACAATGACGACGTCGTCGTCGAGCCGATCTATCAGGCCGCCGATATCGAGCCGCGCCTGAAGATGCTGGCTGACAGCAGCCTGCAGATTGCGATCGTCGACACCGCGGCCGGCCTGTCCGCCGCCACCACCGCCGCGATCCGCTACTCCGACCTCTGCCTGATCCCGGCCCGCCCGAGCGTCGCCGACATCGAGGCGACGGTCTCCACCCTCAGCGTCGCGCGCGCCTGGAAGCGTCCCTACAGTTTCGTGCTGAACCAGACGCCGATCCGCGGCCAGCGCATCGACAACGCCGCCAACACGCTCGCCGAGGAAGCCGCGCTCGATCTCGCCGACGTGCTCGCGCGCCCGCTGATCGTGATGCGCAACGACCACCAGGACTCGCTCGCCAGCGGCCTCGCCGTCAGCGAATTCGCACCGAACGGCAAGTCGGCGGACGAGATCCGCGGCCTCTGGCGCTGGGTCGAGACCCGGCTCGAGCTCGGAGCCACCACCAATGTGCTGATCGACCAGGTCATCTCGGCCGCGGACGGCATGCTGCACGTCGCCGCCGAGCTTGCGGCGGACGAAACCCTGGCGTCCTGAGCGGGGCAATCGCTCAGGCGGCAGTCGGCCCTTCACCATCCGGAAGGGCCCCAGCGACGAAGCAATCCGGCCACCAGCCCGGCCGGATTGCTTCGCTTCGCGTTTTTGGCGATGGCGGGATGCCGTCGCACAGAAATGTCGAAAACAACCCCATGCACAGTAGAACGCATCGTGGCCGAGTCATCTCGGTAACGGCGCGCAGGCGTCTGACTTGTCGGGCGGAATGGAGCTGCGCTCCATCCGGGCTTCTGTAACGGGCCCTGGTTAGTCAATCCCTTTTTGCGTCGTCCACTCGCCGGGAACCTGCTTCTGTACGGGATCGGCGCGGTGGCCGTCGCCTGATGGGGTTCTAGAGAGGAGCAGGTCGGCCAATCTACGGAAGCGTGATCGCATCGACGGATGCGTCGACAACCCGGATGACGGCCTGGCCTGATCCATCGTCCCGGCGAAGGGACTTCGCTTCGGGGAGGCTGGTGTGATGCCCGCCCGAATCTGTGTGCTCTTGCTTTAAGCCATGGCAGTCGTCCTGCGCAGTAGCACTGCATGAACCGCCAGCGTCGCAGTAGCGATCGTCTCGAGGGCCGGATGGCCGGCCACCAGCTCACGGATGCGTGCCGCAAAACTGCGCTTCGCCGTTTTGCCAACCTTCAATCCGAAGCCGCGCAGGATCCCGCGCAGGCTGTTCTCGATGTCCTGAAGCTTGGCCTGGATCAGCTTGCGCGCCGTCAGCATCGCACGGGTCTCCTGGGCACTCATCGACTTGCAATGCACCGGCCGGAACCAGCCGAGCCGCATCAATTGCGCGATGTTGCGGGCGTCGTTACGGTCCGACTTCACCGGCATCGCCTTGAAGGCATCGCTCACGTGCCGCGTTTCCAGGAGCTCGACCGCGAGGCCCTCGTGCTTCATGGCTGTATAAAGCCACTGAGACAGCGGTCCGGCCTCCAGCCCGATCCTGGCGAGTTCGAACCCGAGCGAGCGGAACCAGCCAATCAGCGCCACAGGCTCGCTGGCAACCTTGACCTCCCGAACGATCTTTCCGCTCGCGTCGACAACGCACACGCTGGAGCATTCCAATGACACGTCGATTCCGGCATAGTAGTCCATGGTCGTTCCTCCTTGATGCTTGGAGCGAAGCTTAGGCCTCGACTCCGCTACACCATCAATGTGAGGGACGACCGCAAACCTTCCAGTCAAGCCGCGCGACGCGCGCAATCAAAATAGCGCCGTAGCTAGCGCGGCTTGACTGGAAGGCCTCCGGGGCCCGTTACCCCATCTACGGCGCTACATCACTTCTGACATTTCGGACACCAGAAGGTCGACCGGCCGTTCTGCGTGAACCGCTTCACCGTGCCGCCGCAGCCGGGCGTCTTGCAGGTCTCGCCTTCGCGATCGTAGACCTTGAAGGAGTGCTGGAAATAGCCGAGCTCGCCGGAGGTCTGGCGATGATCGCGCAGTGACGATCCGCCCGCCTTGATGGCGTCGTTCAGCACGGTGTGGATCGCACTCACCAATCGCTTGGCGTGATCGGTCGGCTCGCCCTTTTTTGTCGACAGCGTCGCGGCGATCCGGCGCGGCGACAGGTGGGAGCGGTGCAGCGCTTCGCAGACATAGATGTTGCCGAGCCCTGCCACCACGCGCTGGTCGAGCAGTGCGGCCTTCAGGCTCGCGGTCTTGTCCTGACAGGACCGCGCCAGCATCGCCGCATCGAACGCGTTGCCGAGCGGCTCGGGGCCGAGGTCGCGCAGCAGAGGCTCGTCATCGAGCGCGTTGCGCGCGATCACTTTCATGTAACCGAAGCGGCGCGGGTCGTTGAAGACGATGTCGGCGCCGGAGGACATCCGAAACAACACGTGGTCGTGCGCGGAGTCCTTGCCTTTCGGATAGTGAAACTCGCCAGGCGACGCGTCGTTGTCCGGCTTGATGACGCGGAACGAGCCCGACATGCCCAGATGCATCAGCAGCACGTCGCCGGAGGCGAGATCAGCCATGAGATATTTTGCACGGCGTCCCAGCCCCGTGACGACCTGTCCCTGGAGCCGGGCCACGAAATCCGGCTGGAACGGAAAGCGCAAATCGGGCCTGCGGGCCTCCGCGACGAGGATTTTCGCACCCTCCATGACCGGCTGCAGGCCGCGGCGGACGGTCTCGACTTCGGGCAATTCGGGCATGGTCAGGCATTCACCTTATGAGGGCGGTGTGATAGCGCCATTGCGGCGGGCGCGCTATGGTTCGCCCAGTGGAGTAGAGTAATGGATCGGCCGGGCGAAACCACGCATTTTGGCTTCAAGGACGTTCCCCTGGGGGACAAGCAGACGCTGGTGAACGATGTGTTTCACAGCGTGGCGTCGCGCTATGATTTGATGAACGATCTGATGTCCGGCGGACTGCACCGGGTCTGGAAGGACATCATGATCAACGCGCTCAACCCGCCGAGGTCCGACCGGCCGTTCGCGCTGCTCGACGTCGCAGGCGGCACCGGCGACATCTCGTTCCGGGCCGCCGAGGCGGCGGGGCCGGGCTTTCACGCCACCGTCTGCGACATCAATTCCGGGATGCTGGAGGTCGGCCGCGAGCGCGCCGCCAAGCGGCATCTCGAGACCCAAGTCGATTTCGTCGAGGGCAATGCCGAAGCGCTCGCCTTCGCGGACCGCAGCTTCGACGCATATACGATCGCTTTCGGCATTCGCAACGTGCCGCGGATCGATCTGGCGCTGAGCGAGGCCTACCGTGTGCTCAAGCCCGGCAGCCGCTTCCTGTGCCTGGAATTCTCCACCGTCGAGATGCCCGGCCTCGATCGACTTTACGACCTGTTCTCGTTCAAGGTGATCCCGCCGCTCGGCCGCATGGTCACGGGCGACGCCGAGTCCTACCAGTATTTGGTGGAATCGATCCGCAAGTTCCCGAAGCCCAACGCCTTTGCCGACATGATCC includes:
- a CDS encoding ParA family protein, coding for MHTIVLATQKGGSGKSTLAIGLALAARQAGFTVRLIETDPQGTLSNWLRRRNNDDVVVEPIYQAADIEPRLKMLADSSLQIAIVDTAAGLSAATTAAIRYSDLCLIPARPSVADIEATVSTLSVARAWKRPYSFVLNQTPIRGQRIDNAANTLAEEAALDLADVLARPLIVMRNDHQDSLASGLAVSEFAPNGKSADEIRGLWRWVETRLELGATTNVLIDQVISAADGMLHVAAELAADETLAS
- the mutM gene encoding bifunctional DNA-formamidopyrimidine glycosylase/DNA-(apurinic or apyrimidinic site) lyase, whose translation is MPELPEVETVRRGLQPVMEGAKILVAEARRPDLRFPFQPDFVARLQGQVVTGLGRRAKYLMADLASGDVLLMHLGMSGSFRVIKPDNDASPGEFHYPKGKDSAHDHVLFRMSSGADIVFNDPRRFGYMKVIARNALDDEPLLRDLGPEPLGNAFDAAMLARSCQDKTASLKAALLDQRVVAGLGNIYVCEALHRSHLSPRRIAATLSTKKGEPTDHAKRLVSAIHTVLNDAIKAGGSSLRDHRQTSGELGYFQHSFKVYDREGETCKTPGCGGTVKRFTQNGRSTFWCPKCQK
- the ubiE gene encoding bifunctional demethylmenaquinone methyltransferase/2-methoxy-6-polyprenyl-1,4-benzoquinol methylase UbiE — encoded protein: MDRPGETTHFGFKDVPLGDKQTLVNDVFHSVASRYDLMNDLMSGGLHRVWKDIMINALNPPRSDRPFALLDVAGGTGDISFRAAEAAGPGFHATVCDINSGMLEVGRERAAKRHLETQVDFVEGNAEALAFADRSFDAYTIAFGIRNVPRIDLALSEAYRVLKPGSRFLCLEFSTVEMPGLDRLYDLFSFKVIPPLGRMVTGDAESYQYLVESIRKFPKPNAFADMIRDAGFSRVNWQTLSGGIVALHSGWRL